AAATAAGATTAATCAGTTAGCGGATGAAATTTCAAGCATTAGAAAAAGCAAAGTAAGTGAGTTTGAAGACTTAGTGGTTGAAGGTTTAAAGGATTTGGCGTTTAAAACACCTATTTTTAAGGTTAAGATAGAAGAAAAGCCAATAGACAAATACGGAAAAGATAAGATAACTTTTTATTTTTCTGCAAACTTAGGATTTGAACCAAGACCGCTTTCAGAGGTTGCATCCGGCGGTGAAATTTCAAGAATCTCTTTAATATTAAAACTAATATCAAAAAAATCTGTTAAAACCTTAATCTTTGATGAGATAGACACAGGAATTGGCGGAAAAACAGCTATAGAGATGGCTAAAAAATTAAAAGAGCTGTCAAAAGATTTTCAGGTTATTTTAATCACTCACCTTCCACAGATTGCAGTAGTTGGAGATAGACATTTTTACATCAGCAAAGAGATTGAAGACGGTAAAACGGTTGCAAAGGTAAGTCTTCTTGAAGAAGACAGAAGTCATGAAATAGCAAGAATGCTTACAGGAATGATTGATGAAAATTCTTTAAGTTTAGCAAAACAGCTTTTGAAAGAAGAAGAGAAATGGACAAGATAGTAATTCATGGTGCAAGACAACATAACTTAAAAAATATAGATTTAGAACTGCCAAAGAATAAATTAATAGTTATCACCGGACCATCTGGCTCCGGGAAATCTTCATTGGCTTTTGATACGATTTATGCAGAAGGTCAAAGAAGATATGTAGAAAGCCTGTCAGCTTATGCAAGACAGTTTCTTGGAGTAATGGAAAAACCTGATGTAGATAGTATAGAAGGACTATCTCCCGCAATAGCAATAGACCAAAAAACCACATCTAAAAATCCACGTTCAACAGTTGGAACAATAACAGAAATTTATGATTATTTAAGACTCTTATTTGCAAGGGCAGGAAAACCACACTGTCCGGAATGTGGGGTTGAAATCTCATCCCAATCTGCACAAGAAATATCAGAAAGTATAATGTCTTTGCCGGAGGGAACAAAAATACAGATAATCGCACCAATCATTAGGGGACAAAAAGGAGAGCATAAAGACACCTTAGAAAAGTTAAAAAGGCTTGGATATCCAAGATTAAGAATAGATGGAGAAGTGTATCTTACAGAAGAAGTTCCAAAGCTTGATAAAAACAAAAAACATACGATTGAAGTTGTAATAGATAGAATTGTTATAAAAGAAGGTTCAAGAACAAGAGTTAATGACTCTGTGGAGCAGGCTTTAAAGCTTTCCGATGGACTTGTGGTTGTAAATCTTGTAGATGAAGGTAAAGATATTATTTACAGTGAAAAGTTTGCATGTCCTATTCATAACTTCTCCATTCCTGAGCTTTCGCCAAGACTTTTTTCTTTTAACAGTCCTTATGGAGCGTGTCCAACCTGTAAAGGTCTTGGAGTTATTCATAAAATTGATGAAAATCTTTTAATAGATGAAGAAAGAGTAGCCACAGAAGCTTTTAGAATAGCCGAGAATATCTCTTTTAAATACATAAAAGCAATGGTTAGCGATTATTTAACTTTTAATAGAATTCCAAGGCTTAAAAAATTCAAAGAACTGCCACAGCATGTAAAGGAAGAGATTCTTTATGGTAATGGATATTTTGAAGGTGTAATTCCACACCTTGAAAGAAAATTCTTAGAAACAGATAACGAAAAATACAGAGAAGAAATAGGGAAATACATTAAAGAAATTCAATGTCCGGAGTGTAAAGGTGCAAGGTTAAGAAAAGAAGCATTAACTGTACTTGTCAACGGCAAGAATATTTACGATGTTGTAAAAATGGATATAGCCAAAGCTTTTGAGTTTTTCCAAGAGTATGAGAGCGTACCGAAAACAGAAAAAGAAAAATTAATCTCAGAAAAGATTGTAAAAGAGATAAAAGAAAGATTAAAGTTTTTATTAGATGTTGGACTTGATTATCTAACCCTTGACAGGACGGCTACAACTTTAAGCGGTGGAGAATCTCAAAGAATTAGACTTGCTACTCAAATAGGCTCTAAATTGTCGGGTGTTTTATACGTTCTTGATGAGCCATCCATAGGACTTCATCCAAGAGATACAGAAAAGCTAATCAATACATTAAAAGAGCTTAGAGACCTTGGAAACACTGTTATAGTAGTAGAACATGACCCGGAGACTATTGAAGAGGCAGATTATATTGTTGATATTGGACCGGGTAGTGGTGTATACGGTGGCTATATTACAGCAGTTGGAACTGTTGAAGAGATAAAAAATAACCCAAATTCATTAACAGGTAAATATTTAAGCGGAAAGCTAAAAATTCCACTGCCGGCAAAAAGAAGACCCCCAAATGATAATAAATACTTAATCATTCATGGTGCAAAAGAGCATAATCTAAAAAATATAGATGTAAAAATTCCACTTGGATTGTTTGTGGCTATTACAGGAGTATCAGGAAGCGGAAAATCAACGCTGATATACGATATCTTATGGCAAGCAGCTAAAAACAGATTCCATGGGTCAAACGAATACGTAGGCAAGCATGAAAAAATAGAAGGATGGGAGCATATAGACAAAGTTATAAACGTAGACCAATCACCCATAGGAAGAACGCCAAGGTCAAACCCGGCAACCTACACAAAAGTTTTTGACTTAATAAGAGAGCTTTACGCATCTACTCCTGAGGCAAAAATAAGAGGATACGACCCAGGAAGGTTTTCTTTTAACGTAAAAGGAGGAAGATGTGAAGCATGCCAAGGTGAAGGCGTAGTTAAAATTGAGATGCACTTTCTGCCGGATATATACGTAACCTGTGAAGTTTGCGGTGGAAAAAGATACAACAAAGAAACTTTATCGGTTTTATACAAAGGAAAAAGTATTGCAGATGTTCTTGATATGACAGTTGCAGAAGCTTTGGAATTTTTTGAAAATATTCCATCTATTAGAAACAAATTAAAACTTTTGCACGATGTGGGTCTTGATTATATAAAACTTGGACAACCAGCAACCACGTTGAGCGGAGGAGAAGCTCAAAGAATAAAACTTTCAAGAGAACTGTCAAAGAGAGATACAGGGAAAACTCTTTACCTGTTAGATGAACCAACAACAGGTTTGCATTCTCATGATGTAGCAAAGCTAATACAGGTTTTAAATAAGCTTGTAGAAAAGGGTAACACTGTTGTTGTGATAGAACATAATCTTGATGTTATAAAGTGTGCAGATTGGATTATAGACCTTGGGCCAGAAGGCGGTGATAGAGGTGGTTATATTGTTGCAGAAGGAACGCCAGACATGGTTGCAAACAATGAAAAATCTTATACAGGAAAGTTTTTGAAAAAGTATTTAAAGTAGAAATAAGAAATAATAGGTGGGGGTGCTTTAAAATTTTAACCAAGTCTAAAAATTAATTTAACCTTTTGATCGTCATTCTGATCGAAGCGAAGAATCTCCTTTTTCCTCATTTTTAAAAGAGGAGATCCTTCGGACTAAAGTCCTCAGGATAAGGCAGGGTTAACCCTGCCTTGTTGATTTATACGATTACTTACCGATTTTATCAAAGAACTTTGATCTTTTAAGTAAATACCAAGTTATTGTTCTAACAGGTATTCCTGTTGCGCCTTTTGGGTGATAATACCAACCACTCGTATGATGAGAAGGTCCGGCAATATCTATATGAACCCATGGAATTTTTGGGTCAACGAATTTCTCTAAGAATAATCCAGCTGTGATAGCACCACCGTATCTTGTCGTTCCAACGTTATAAACATCAGCATGAGGAGCTTTTATCTGCTCTCTTAGTTTATCGTTAAATGGAAGTTGCCACATCCATTCTCCTGTTTCTTCAGAAGTTTTTAATATCTCATTTATAAATTTTTGATTATTTCCCATTACTCCGGCTGTAAACTCTCCAAGAGCAACAACGCAAGCACCGGTCAATGTTGCCATATCTATAATTGCATCTGGTTTTAACTCAGAAGCGTAGGATAAAGCATCAGCAAGGGTCAATCTTCCTTCTGCATCTGTGTTGCCAACTTCTATTGTTACACCATTTTTAGCTTTTAATATATCATCCGGTCTGTAAGCTTTTCCACTTGGCATATTTTCTGCCGCTGCCACAATTCCATGAACAGTAATATCAGGCTTTAATTCTCCAATTGCTTTAAAAATTCCAAAAACAGCACAAGCACCTGATTTATCTGACTTCATCCATCTCATAAAATCGCCAGTTTTTATATTTAAACCACCGCTGTCAAACATTAATCCTTTTCCAACTATAGCAACTTCGCCTTGTGAATTTTTAGGTCTGTATGTTAAATGTATAAATCTTGGTGGATTATCGCTACCTTTTGCAACTGCCAAGTAAGCACCCATTCCCATTTTTTCAATCTCTTCTTCATCGTAGATTTTGATTTCAAAACCATACTCTTTTGCAAGCTTTTCTGCAATTTCTGCAAATTGGATTGTGTTGATTACGTTAGCCGGCTCATTTACAAGGTCTCTTGTAAAGTTTTGTGCTTCTGCAAGAATTTCCCCAATTCTAACAAATTCATTCAATCTGTCTTTATCTTGATTTTTTGGAATATTTACCTGAACTTCTTTTACTTTATGCTCATCTTTTTTAGAGAAATATTTATCAAACGAGTAATCTCCAAGTATTAACCCTTCTGTGATGGCTTGAACTACTTCATCATAATTTTCAAACTGTTGTAAGTTTGTATCAATGATAATATCAGATAGCTTAAGCTCTTTTGCTTTTCTTATTATGTAGCTTGCAACTCTTCTTAAAATATCATTTTCAAATTTTTTCTCCTTACCAAGCCCGACAATAGCCACATAGTTAGCCTTAATCTTTCCAAGAGTTGGAACTATTAAAAACTTACCTTCTTCAGCTTTATATTTTTGTAGTTTGATTAAATCAGAAACTCCACCATTTAAAGCTTTATCTATCTTTTCTAACTCTCCTTCAAGCTTTTTATTATCTTCAAACATTAAGAAAAATACTGCATCTGTCTTAACGTTATCCAACTTTTTTGTTGTTAAATTTATCTCCATCTATCTACTCCTTTGATTTTAGATTTCTTAAATATAATTATAATATACCTTGGAGTAATAAATTCAAAAAAGTATTAGATTCTTCACCGCCTACAGAATAACCAGAAAGAATATTCTTTCTCCGATGTTTGATCTCAGGATTTTTAATTCTAAGGTCATTAGTCAGGACGACTTCTTCTTTAAATTTTGGTAATCGCTTAAAATAATCCACCTATGCTATTAGCATCATCAGAAGAAAAAGCAGAGGAAATTTTAAGAGA
This is a stretch of genomic DNA from Sulfurihydrogenibium sp. YO3AOP1. It encodes these proteins:
- the uvrA gene encoding excinuclease ABC subunit UvrA, with the protein product MDKIVIHGARQHNLKNIDLELPKNKLIVITGPSGSGKSSLAFDTIYAEGQRRYVESLSAYARQFLGVMEKPDVDSIEGLSPAIAIDQKTTSKNPRSTVGTITEIYDYLRLLFARAGKPHCPECGVEISSQSAQEISESIMSLPEGTKIQIIAPIIRGQKGEHKDTLEKLKRLGYPRLRIDGEVYLTEEVPKLDKNKKHTIEVVIDRIVIKEGSRTRVNDSVEQALKLSDGLVVVNLVDEGKDIIYSEKFACPIHNFSIPELSPRLFSFNSPYGACPTCKGLGVIHKIDENLLIDEERVATEAFRIAENISFKYIKAMVSDYLTFNRIPRLKKFKELPQHVKEEILYGNGYFEGVIPHLERKFLETDNEKYREEIGKYIKEIQCPECKGARLRKEALTVLVNGKNIYDVVKMDIAKAFEFFQEYESVPKTEKEKLISEKIVKEIKERLKFLLDVGLDYLTLDRTATTLSGGESQRIRLATQIGSKLSGVLYVLDEPSIGLHPRDTEKLINTLKELRDLGNTVIVVEHDPETIEEADYIVDIGPGSGVYGGYITAVGTVEEIKNNPNSLTGKYLSGKLKIPLPAKRRPPNDNKYLIIHGAKEHNLKNIDVKIPLGLFVAITGVSGSGKSTLIYDILWQAAKNRFHGSNEYVGKHEKIEGWEHIDKVINVDQSPIGRTPRSNPATYTKVFDLIRELYASTPEAKIRGYDPGRFSFNVKGGRCEACQGEGVVKIEMHFLPDIYVTCEVCGGKRYNKETLSVLYKGKSIADVLDMTVAEALEFFENIPSIRNKLKLLHDVGLDYIKLGQPATTLSGGEAQRIKLSRELSKRDTGKTLYLLDEPTTGLHSHDVAKLIQVLNKLVEKGNTVVVIEHNLDVIKCADWIIDLGPEGGDRGGYIVAEGTPDMVANNEKSYTGKFLKKYLK
- a CDS encoding leucyl aminopeptidase — its product is MEINLTTKKLDNVKTDAVFFLMFEDNKKLEGELEKIDKALNGGVSDLIKLQKYKAEEGKFLIVPTLGKIKANYVAIVGLGKEKKFENDILRRVASYIIRKAKELKLSDIIIDTNLQQFENYDEVVQAITEGLILGDYSFDKYFSKKDEHKVKEVQVNIPKNQDKDRLNEFVRIGEILAEAQNFTRDLVNEPANVINTIQFAEIAEKLAKEYGFEIKIYDEEEIEKMGMGAYLAVAKGSDNPPRFIHLTYRPKNSQGEVAIVGKGLMFDSGGLNIKTGDFMRWMKSDKSGACAVFGIFKAIGELKPDITVHGIVAAAENMPSGKAYRPDDILKAKNGVTIEVGNTDAEGRLTLADALSYASELKPDAIIDMATLTGACVVALGEFTAGVMGNNQKFINEILKTSEETGEWMWQLPFNDKLREQIKAPHADVYNVGTTRYGGAITAGLFLEKFVDPKIPWVHIDIAGPSHHTSGWYYHPKGATGIPVRTITWYLLKRSKFFDKIGK